Within the Candidatus Hydrogenedentota bacterium genome, the region AGCATGGGGAATCAAACGGCGGGCTCAATCTCGGCCCGCATGGAGCCTTTGCATTCTTTGATGCTCGGGTCAGGTCCGTATTCGTGGATTTGTTCTTGGCGCAGTTCAGCCAGTTCTTTGTGAACGGTAGCTACGATGACCCGGCCTTTCTCATGGACCTCAGAGGCCATCTCAAAACCGACTTCAGGTGGGTGCCCGAAAATATCGGACAGCATGTCGATCACGTACTGAAATGAATGCTCATTGTCGTCGATCAAAATGACATGCCACAATGGCTCTGGCGAAGTGGGCGCGGGTTTTTGCTTCGGTGGCGGCAAAATCTTGGGCACAACAGGCTTCACCGGGGCTGTAGGCATCTCCACCGGCCCCGAAACGGGCCGGTGAGCCAAGCGCGATGG harbors:
- a CDS encoding ATP-dependent Clp protease adaptor ClpS, producing MPTAPVKPVVPKILPPPKQKPAPTSPEPLWHVILIDDNEHSFQYVIDMLSDIFGHPPEVGFEMASEVHEKGRVIVATVHKELAELRQEQIHEYGPDPSIKECKGSMRAEIEPAV